The proteins below come from a single Odontesthes bonariensis isolate fOdoBon6 chromosome 18, fOdoBon6.hap1, whole genome shotgun sequence genomic window:
- the LOC142367747 gene encoding germ cell-specific gene 1-like protein: protein MLEQMSRRNRSLLSLVLTSLALTLSVSAFCTSYWCVGTHKVVKPICLSPVKMKNCGKNNSQPYTTETPTSDSRDPATNMTLSPLQREELARIRKRQLTNAVQYIWETGEDKYMLRYFHTGFWLSCEKHNEGDDQEEKCRSFIELTPGETQGVLWLSVISEFTYIGLLAMGFLLMCVEAICLCTKREMSSLKINAYAAMCTVLSGLMGMVAHMMYTTVFQMTVSIGPKDWRPQSWDYGWSFALAWLSFSCCMAAAVATLNSYTKTIIEMKHRARMRLEEARALTSVPSYEEVVQAGGGGLYSVSQLLQLGQQGALMDPSWPRGVGPAVGPLALVDPHGMVVVEGCGAEGCEECEREMDEIDYGLQEDREDSLC from the exons ATGTTGGAGCAAATGTCCAGACGTAACCGCTCCCTGCTGTCGCTGGTCCTCACCTCTTTGGCCCTCACCCTGTCCGTCTCAGCGTTCTGCACCTCCTACTGGTGCGTGGGGACGCACAAGGTGGTGAAGCCCATCTGCCTGTCGCCAGTCAAGATGAAAAACTGTGGCAAGAACAACAGCCAGCCATACACCACAG AGACCCCCACTTCGGATTCCAGGGACCCGGCCACCAACATGACGCTGTCTCCTCTGCAGAGGGAAGAACTGGCTCGAATAAGGAAGAGACAGCTGACCAACGCTGTCCAGTACATCTGGGAGACAGGCGAGGACAAGTACATGCTGAGATACTTCCACACCGGCTTTTGGCTCTCATGTGAGAAACACAATGAAG GTGACGATCAGGAAGAAAAGTGTCGCAGCTTCATCGAACTGACACCAGGAGAGACACAAG GTGTGCTGTGGCTGTCTGTCATCAGTGAGTTCACGTACATCGGTCTTCTGGCGATGGGTTTCCTGCTGATGTGTGTGGAAGCGATCTGCCTCTGTACCAAAAGGGAGATGAGCTCCCTCAAAATCAACGCCTACGCTGCCATGTGCACCGTCCTCTCAG GCCTGATGGGGATGGTGGCTCATATGATGTACACCACAGTGTTTCAAATGACTGTGAGCATTGGGCCTAAAGACTGGAGGCCACAGTCCTGGGACTACGGGTGGTCTTTTGC TCTGGCGTGGCTTTCATTCAGCTGTTGCATGGCAGCCGCTGTGGCGACCCTTAACTCCTACACCAAAACCATCATCGAGATGAAGCACCGGGCCAGGATGAGATTAGAGGAAGCCCGAGCTCTTACCAGCGTCCCCTCCTACGAAGAGGTTGTTCAAGCTGGAGGGGGGGGGCTTTATTCCGTCAGCCAGCTGCTTCAGCTCGGACAGCAGGGGGCGCTCATGGATCCGTCGTGGCCCAGAGGAGTTGGACCAGCTGTCGGACCTCTGGC GCTGGTTGACCCTCATGGCATGGTGGTTGTGGAGGGATGTGGCGCTGAAGGATGTGAAGAGTGTGAACGGGAGATGGATGAGATAGATTACGGTCTGCAGGAGGACAGGGAGGACTCCCTCTGCTAA